In a genomic window of Cynocephalus volans isolate mCynVol1 chromosome 1, mCynVol1.pri, whole genome shotgun sequence:
- the KCNE2 gene encoding potassium voltage-gated channel subfamily E member 2, translated as MPTLSNLTQTLEDAFKRIFITYMDNWRRNTTAEQEALQAKVDAENFYYVILYLMVMIGMFSFIIVAILVSTVKSKRQEHSNDPYHQYIVEDWQEKYKSQILNLEESKATIHENVGATVFKMSP; from the coding sequence ATGCCTACTTTATCCAATTTGACGCAGACACTGGAAGACGCCTTCAAAAggatttttattacttatatgGATAATTGGCGCAGGAACACGACAGCTGAGCAAGAGGCACTCCAAGCCAAGGTTGATGCAGAGAACTTCTACTATGTCATCCTGTACCTCATGGTGATGATTGGAATGTTCTCTTTCATCATCGTAGCCATTTTGGTGAGCACAGTGAAATCCAAGAGGCAAGAACACTCCAACGACCCCTACCACCAGTACATTGTGGAGGACTGGCAGGAAAAGTACAAAAGTCAAATTTTGAATCTAGAAGAATCCAAGGCTACCATCCATGAGAATGTTGGTGCAACAGTGTTCAAAATGTCTCCTTGa